GTCCAGGCGCTGCCAGGTAATGCCCCAGGCGAGGGCGAGCAGCGCCAGGCTGAGGGCGACGCAACCGACAAGCAGGGCGCGCCAGTCGTTCCGGCTCAGACGCAGCAACCAGGCCTTGCAGCAGAGCGCGAACGAAAACCTCACCTTGGCATGATCCGGAATGTAATCGCGCGATTATGTTGCCGCGACGTGACAGGCGTGTGACACCGGTCAGCGCGCAAAGCGGCGCAGCATCAGGTAGCGGCCGTCGACGCCGCTCTTCGGCACCAGCGTGAAGCCATGATCGCGAAAACGCTTGGCCTTGGCGCTGGAGACCAGGATGCGCCCGCTGGTGAAATTCTTTTCTATCCACTCGATGCGCGCCCCGAGCAGGGCGCGGCCTATGCCCTGGCCGCGATGTTCCTGGGCGACCGCCGAGAGATAGAGCAGATGCGTCTTGCTCGCCCAGTCGGCGGCCTTGACGCCGCCGATGCCGACGATCTTGCCGGCCTTCTGCGCGATGAAGAATTGCCGGTAAAGACGGCCGTCGACCGCCTGCAACTCGTCCTGCAGGCGGCGCTGGCCATAATGTTCGGGTTCGGCAAAGGCGTTGACGAGCAGCACCAGTGCCGCCTCGACCAAGGGCGCGCTGCTCGTATCCAGAATTTCGATTTGGAATTTGGTCATCGGCTGGCTGCATCTTGACTGATTGCCTCGGGACATCAGCCTAGCCGGCCGATATTTCATTCCGATGAAGGCTGCCCGCTTGCCGTTTTCCGCTCGGCCTCTGCCGGCACCTGCGGTAGTTGCTGGCAGTCGCCGGGAGCGATGCTGGCGCTGTTGCC
The DNA window shown above is from Quatrionicoccus australiensis and carries:
- a CDS encoding GNAT family N-acetyltransferase, whose translation is MTKFQIEILDTSSAPLVEAALVLLVNAFAEPEHYGQRRLQDELQAVDGRLYRQFFIAQKAGKIVGIGGVKAADWASKTHLLYLSAVAQEHRGQGIGRALLGARIEWIEKNFTSGRILVSSAKAKRFRDHGFTLVPKSGVDGRYLMLRRFAR